The proteins below are encoded in one region of Aquisphaera giovannonii:
- a CDS encoding RNA polymerase sigma factor yields the protein MRFRSPARDAGRRFPLFTAMDTSTITRTLWLKAREGDKSAYDRLFALHADRALMFIRARLGPRLRASVESVDVLQEAYLAAHAGFDRFEYAEGDDGAFLRWLFRIVENRLRDLNDRAGAKKRRPVELPRLDPATGPVTAAERAERREALVRALDALEDDHRRVILLRYFEGLSAEEAGRLMDRSPGAIRKLAARALAALGEKLEPNSR from the coding sequence GTGAGATTCCGATCCCCCGCGCGGGACGCCGGCCGCCGCTTTCCGCTATTCACGGCGATGGACACGAGCACGATCACCCGCACCCTCTGGCTGAAGGCCCGCGAGGGCGACAAGTCGGCCTATGACCGGCTGTTCGCGCTGCACGCGGACCGGGCGTTGATGTTCATCCGCGCCCGGCTCGGGCCGCGGCTGCGGGCGAGCGTGGAGAGCGTCGACGTGCTTCAGGAGGCGTACCTCGCGGCCCATGCGGGGTTCGATCGCTTCGAGTACGCCGAGGGGGATGACGGGGCGTTCCTCCGCTGGCTCTTCCGGATCGTCGAGAACCGCCTCCGCGACCTGAACGACCGCGCGGGGGCGAAGAAGCGGCGGCCCGTGGAGCTGCCGAGGCTCGACCCGGCGACCGGGCCCGTGACGGCCGCCGAGCGGGCCGAGAGGAGGGAAGCCCTGGTCCGGGCGCTGGACGCACTGGAGGACGACCACCGGCGGGTGATCCTCCTCCGCTACTTCGAGGGCCTCTCGGCCGAGGAGGCCGGCCGCCTGATGGACCGGTCCCCCGGTGCGATCCGCAAGCTCGCGGCCCGGGCCCTCGCCGCCCTGGGGGAGAAGCTCGAGCCCAACAGCCGATGA
- a CDS encoding serine/threonine-protein kinase yields the protein MSPEPDLADLLDARLDGHADDADVPESFRIDLARALAAHEAIRDALEETILLPGGEPASDREPPRLPDDYEVVRELGHGGMGVVYLARQRSLGRQVAVKVLRPGEMAFGPMLRRFEEEARHLARLRHPNIVAIHEVGRSGGEPYFTMDYIEGQSLSARLAAGVLTPSQALAILRPAAEAVRHAHERGIIHRDLKPSNILLDGGGRAFVTDFGLARDMAGSSGVTRSGEVMGTPAYMAPEQALGQADRIGEATDVHALGAILYEMLAGRPPYGHDAPARVLARLLDAQPEAPRRIDRRIPRDLETICLKMLEKEPARRYATVGALLEDLRRFDEGRPPLARRPGPALRAGRWLRRHGTAIAAVLLVAAAAAGLAWSLLPRRTEVQVQVEDRTADSLIAEANARHAAGDHALAARLFTAAARQAPADRRPAILRDVVRCVGELSDRAAALQIAADAIELAPDLSFGAYDPLLASVADDRTRAVTPVHRSGRTPGEPEMVAELRAEDRPVVELAQTRLELVAKGNFSDDVRRDAEDRLVRIRRMLRNEPSPGTWRTIPAQIDFPKGTADELHRRSLDSSVPRWDRARAAYAEGRTRAEAGDRPGALEAYRRAFELIRCGSPTYPEPAPASAPRFDPPEARFLLDIEAAIRALDPAAPSRLKGGLRFRLTGLELPPGVSVFFSPSLVDPALDPKLAGNGGGFLPNVHIGRERTAWLGVADGHYRLSVPAPGKSYGHDGRADEATERSYHLLDVDYSDLPAEVEIRGETVDLPPLRARLLEEIKLLAPADRAAFDPNEGIFRWSPVPRASRYQFALGAITVSEGGSTTKRGLGGYDTASTSLCLGTAPEQNQVLATLSRELKPGTIGEWTVQAFDASGRKLATVAGPPRNFVVARSLERGRD from the coding sequence ATGAGCCCGGAGCCCGACCTGGCCGACCTGCTCGACGCCCGCCTGGACGGTCACGCCGACGACGCAGACGTCCCCGAGTCGTTCCGGATCGATCTCGCCCGTGCCCTCGCGGCGCACGAGGCGATCCGCGACGCCCTGGAGGAGACGATCCTGCTCCCGGGCGGCGAGCCCGCGTCGGACCGCGAGCCGCCCCGCCTGCCGGACGATTACGAGGTCGTCCGCGAGCTCGGCCACGGGGGGATGGGCGTGGTGTACCTGGCCCGGCAGAGGTCGCTCGGCCGCCAGGTGGCGGTGAAGGTCCTGCGCCCGGGCGAGATGGCGTTCGGGCCGATGCTCCGGCGGTTCGAGGAGGAGGCCCGCCACCTGGCCCGGCTGCGGCACCCGAACATCGTGGCGATCCACGAGGTCGGCCGGTCCGGCGGCGAGCCGTACTTCACGATGGACTACATCGAGGGCCAGTCGCTCTCCGCCCGGCTGGCGGCCGGTGTGCTGACCCCCTCCCAGGCGCTCGCCATCCTCCGCCCCGCCGCGGAGGCGGTCCGGCACGCCCACGAGCGCGGGATCATCCACCGCGACCTGAAGCCCTCGAACATCCTCCTCGACGGCGGCGGCCGCGCCTTCGTCACGGACTTCGGCCTGGCCCGCGACATGGCCGGATCGTCGGGCGTGACCCGATCCGGCGAGGTCATGGGGACGCCCGCGTACATGGCGCCCGAGCAGGCGCTTGGCCAGGCCGACCGCATCGGCGAGGCGACCGACGTCCACGCCCTCGGCGCGATCCTCTACGAGATGCTGGCCGGCCGGCCCCCCTACGGCCACGACGCCCCGGCGCGGGTGCTCGCCCGCCTCCTCGACGCCCAGCCGGAGGCGCCCCGCCGGATCGATCGGCGGATCCCCCGCGACCTCGAGACGATCTGCCTGAAGATGCTCGAGAAGGAACCGGCCAGGCGCTACGCGACGGTGGGAGCCCTGCTGGAGGACCTCCGGAGGTTCGACGAGGGCCGGCCGCCCCTCGCCCGCCGGCCTGGCCCCGCCCTCCGCGCCGGCCGCTGGCTGCGACGGCACGGGACGGCGATCGCCGCGGTCCTCCTCGTCGCGGCCGCTGCGGCCGGGCTTGCGTGGTCCCTGCTCCCCCGCCGGACGGAGGTGCAGGTCCAGGTCGAGGACCGGACCGCGGACTCGCTGATCGCCGAGGCGAACGCCCGCCATGCGGCGGGCGACCACGCGCTGGCCGCCCGGCTGTTCACCGCCGCGGCGCGGCAGGCCCCGGCTGACCGCCGCCCCGCGATCCTCCGCGACGTCGTCCGCTGCGTCGGCGAGTTGAGCGACCGCGCCGCGGCGCTGCAGATCGCCGCCGACGCGATCGAGCTGGCGCCCGACCTCTCCTTCGGGGCGTACGACCCGCTCCTGGCGTCCGTGGCCGACGACCGGACGAGGGCCGTCACCCCCGTCCATCGATCCGGCCGCACGCCGGGCGAACCGGAGATGGTGGCGGAGCTCCGCGCCGAGGACCGTCCCGTCGTTGAGCTTGCGCAAACGCGGCTGGAGCTGGTCGCGAAAGGGAATTTCTCGGACGACGTGCGCCGCGACGCCGAGGACCGGCTGGTGCGGATCCGGCGCATGCTCCGGAACGAGCCGAGTCCCGGGACCTGGCGGACGATCCCGGCGCAGATCGACTTCCCGAAGGGCACCGCCGATGAGCTGCATCGCCGGTCCCTGGACTCGTCGGTGCCGCGCTGGGATCGCGCCAGGGCCGCCTACGCCGAGGGTCGCACCCGCGCCGAGGCGGGCGACCGGCCCGGCGCGCTCGAGGCCTACCGGCGGGCCTTCGAACTGATCCGATGCGGCTCGCCGACCTACCCCGAGCCGGCCCCGGCCTCCGCGCCGCGGTTCGACCCCCCGGAAGCCCGATTCCTGCTCGACATCGAGGCGGCGATCCGAGCGCTGGACCCCGCCGCACCGTCGAGGCTCAAGGGCGGCCTGCGCTTCCGCCTGACGGGGCTCGAGCTCCCTCCCGGGGTGTCCGTCTTCTTCAGCCCGAGCCTCGTCGATCCCGCGCTCGATCCGAAGCTCGCGGGCAACGGCGGCGGGTTCCTCCCGAACGTCCACATCGGCCGCGAGCGCACGGCCTGGCTCGGCGTCGCCGACGGGCATTACCGCCTGAGCGTCCCCGCGCCGGGCAAGTCCTACGGGCATGACGGGCGGGCCGACGAGGCGACGGAGCGATCCTATCACCTGCTCGACGTCGACTACTCCGACCTGCCCGCCGAGGTCGAGATCCGCGGCGAGACCGTGGACCTGCCCCCCCTGCGTGCCCGCCTGCTGGAGGAGATCAAGCTCCTCGCCCCCGCGGACCGAGCTGCGTTCGACCCCAACGAAGGCATCTTCCGCTGGTCGCCGGTGCCCCGCGCCTCGAGGTATCAGTTCGCGCTGGGCGCGATCACCGTCTCCGAGGGCGGGAGCACGACCAAACGCGGCCTGGGCGGCTACGACACCGCGTCCACGAGCCTTTGCCTGGGCACCGCCCCCGAGCAGAACCAGGTGCTGGCCACCCTCTCTCGCGAGCTGAAGCCGGGCACCATCGGCGAGTGGACGGTCCAGGCCTTCGACGCCTCCGGCCGCAAGCTCGCGACCGTCGCCGGGCCCCCTCGCAACTTCGTCGTCGCCCGCTCGCTGGAACGGGGGAGGGACTAA
- a CDS encoding slipin family protein, whose product MMFLKTYRVRSYEMGLHFRDDEFRGLLGEGTHRFFDPFDRVDVQVVSQRAPFLVHEKIDLIAKRADLKGVARVLDLEDGQRALVWVDRRFGRILPPGPYVYWTNFRDVRVEVVSTDRPRFEHEDLRAILANPSAREQLEVGSVGRGCTGVLFLDGKFAGLLEPGPWAFWKGSADVRVVEVDLREATLDVPGQELMSADKVTLRINAVATYRVVDPKKAVCTADDYKQALYRELQLALRSVVGGRELDALLADKEAVAAEAASLLSGRLAGLGLELQSLGIRDVILPGDMKDLMNRVIEARKAAEANLITRREETAALRSQANTAKLLADNPTLMRLRELEVLEKVIAGGKLSVILGEKGLADRVVNLL is encoded by the coding sequence ATGATGTTCCTCAAGACCTACCGCGTCCGCAGCTATGAGATGGGGCTCCACTTCCGCGACGACGAGTTCCGCGGGCTGCTCGGCGAGGGCACGCACCGGTTCTTCGACCCGTTCGACCGGGTGGACGTGCAGGTCGTCAGCCAGCGGGCGCCGTTCCTCGTCCACGAGAAGATCGACCTGATCGCCAAGCGGGCCGACCTCAAGGGTGTGGCGCGGGTGCTGGACCTGGAGGACGGCCAGCGGGCCCTCGTCTGGGTGGATCGCCGGTTCGGGCGGATCCTGCCGCCGGGGCCGTACGTCTACTGGACGAACTTCCGCGATGTCCGCGTCGAGGTCGTGAGCACCGATCGGCCGCGGTTCGAGCACGAGGACCTGCGGGCGATCCTCGCGAACCCCTCGGCGCGGGAGCAGCTCGAGGTCGGCTCGGTGGGCCGCGGCTGCACCGGCGTGCTCTTCCTCGACGGCAAGTTCGCCGGGCTGCTCGAGCCGGGCCCGTGGGCCTTCTGGAAGGGTTCGGCGGACGTCCGCGTCGTGGAGGTGGACCTCCGGGAGGCGACTCTCGACGTCCCCGGCCAGGAGCTCATGAGCGCGGACAAGGTCACCTTGCGGATCAACGCCGTGGCCACGTACCGCGTCGTCGACCCGAAGAAGGCCGTCTGCACGGCCGACGACTACAAGCAGGCCCTCTACCGCGAGCTCCAGCTCGCGCTCCGCTCCGTGGTCGGCGGCCGGGAGCTCGACGCGCTGCTCGCCGACAAGGAGGCCGTGGCCGCCGAGGCCGCGTCGCTGCTCTCGGGCCGGCTGGCCGGCCTGGGCCTGGAGCTCCAGAGCCTGGGCATCCGGGACGTGATCCTGCCGGGCGACATGAAGGACCTCATGAACCGGGTGATCGAGGCCCGCAAGGCCGCCGAGGCCAACCTCATCACCCGCCGCGAGGAGACCGCCGCGCTCCGCAGCCAGGCCAACACCGCGAAGCTCCTGGCCGACAACCCGACCCTCATGCGGCTCCGCGAGCTCGAGGTCCTGGAGAAGGTCATCGCCGGCGGCAAGCTGAGCGTCATCCTCGGCGAGAAGGGCCTGGCCGACAGGGTGGTGAACCTCCTGTAA
- a CDS encoding glycosyltransferase family 39 protein — protein sequence MRRLEMRADVPPAAGPVPAPGLRPPEAARPLIRPAPRSAVFFPLVVLVAILPGLVALNSWDLTPPGPLWGLRALAVLDDGLLVDQVPAADAIGPAGEAMAYRAVSYQPPLYAWLAAVGMGLSADHDPIGSVLPSYIAGTFIVMLAYLHGRLWRGGGVGFAAALLVGFNPNLLLRMQEATPTTLAVAATVAALLCYGRHLRATRDLIRSDPWARPAFWAVAEGACLGLALLTLDGFGLVVVPIAALHRLYIGPDPSLYPTFRPRPGARGASRSRRWPWPRRLARRLGAAWVDTLLVVALAALIAVPWQVAMFRAHGWDMLSGLEFPSWSETSSLPARLFELAPVTLPLGLYGAARAFRLGLMDDENTPETVGGAFWLLWLCVAALLPAFWPAGPRGAMDLLLLVPLNLLAASTVADLVNRRIPVRALIALAPATAFSVMWWASADLRGAVGDLAHGRASAATALGVHLAFDLAIVSILLTRRLEIWSRRKDVHRRIVLAGFLLTVLAITVGTGVQEVVFRHSETHELLALRTMILRRNREHPFESLSVVRSDLAAASDPARSADLAFTGGWLRFILRTALPHLAQHDLRTVDELLAEPDGRRLILFTGAGERPSYPVKSKLHLEAIHPGRTGILDAYATAQDDTRR from the coding sequence ATGCGGAGGCTGGAGATGCGGGCCGATGTCCCGCCCGCGGCCGGGCCGGTGCCCGCGCCGGGCTTGCGCCCGCCCGAGGCGGCCCGGCCGCTGATCCGGCCCGCGCCGCGGTCGGCGGTCTTCTTCCCGCTGGTCGTCCTGGTGGCGATCCTGCCGGGGCTGGTGGCCCTGAACTCGTGGGACCTGACCCCGCCGGGGCCCCTCTGGGGCCTGCGGGCGCTCGCGGTCCTGGACGACGGCCTGCTCGTGGACCAGGTGCCCGCGGCCGACGCGATCGGGCCGGCCGGCGAGGCCATGGCGTATCGCGCCGTGTCCTATCAACCGCCGCTGTATGCGTGGCTGGCGGCCGTCGGGATGGGGCTCAGCGCCGACCACGACCCCATCGGCAGCGTCCTCCCCAGCTACATCGCCGGCACCTTCATCGTCATGCTCGCGTACCTCCACGGCCGGCTCTGGCGGGGCGGGGGCGTCGGGTTCGCCGCGGCCCTGCTGGTGGGCTTCAACCCCAACCTGCTCCTGCGGATGCAGGAGGCCACGCCGACCACGCTGGCCGTCGCCGCCACGGTCGCGGCGCTGCTCTGCTACGGGCGGCACCTGCGCGCGACGAGGGACCTCATCCGGTCGGACCCCTGGGCCCGCCCGGCGTTCTGGGCGGTCGCCGAGGGGGCCTGCCTGGGCCTCGCGCTGCTGACCCTGGACGGCTTCGGGCTGGTCGTGGTGCCGATCGCCGCGCTGCATCGACTCTACATCGGCCCCGATCCGTCGCTGTACCCGACGTTCCGGCCGCGTCCGGGGGCCCGGGGCGCGTCCCGGTCCCGGCGATGGCCCTGGCCGCGACGGCTGGCGCGTCGCCTCGGCGCCGCCTGGGTGGACACGCTGCTGGTGGTCGCGCTGGCGGCCCTGATCGCGGTGCCCTGGCAGGTCGCGATGTTCCGGGCCCACGGCTGGGACATGCTCTCCGGGCTGGAGTTCCCGTCCTGGAGCGAGACCTCGTCGCTGCCGGCCCGCCTCTTCGAGCTGGCGCCGGTGACGCTGCCGCTGGGCCTGTACGGGGCCGCCCGGGCCTTCCGCCTGGGCCTGATGGACGACGAGAACACGCCGGAGACCGTCGGCGGCGCCTTCTGGCTCCTCTGGCTGTGCGTCGCCGCGCTGCTGCCGGCGTTCTGGCCGGCCGGCCCGCGGGGGGCGATGGACCTGCTCCTGCTCGTGCCCCTGAACCTGCTGGCCGCCTCGACCGTTGCGGACCTGGTCAACCGGCGGATCCCGGTCCGGGCGCTGATCGCCCTGGCGCCGGCCACCGCCTTCTCCGTGATGTGGTGGGCCAGCGCCGACCTCCGCGGCGCCGTGGGCGACCTGGCCCACGGCCGGGCCAGCGCGGCGACCGCCCTGGGCGTGCACCTCGCCTTCGACCTGGCGATCGTCTCGATCCTCCTGACCCGGCGGCTGGAGATCTGGTCCCGCCGCAAGGACGTCCACCGCCGCATCGTGCTGGCCGGCTTCCTGCTCACCGTCCTGGCGATCACCGTCGGCACGGGCGTCCAGGAGGTCGTCTTCCGCCACAGCGAGACCCACGAGCTGCTCGCGCTGCGGACCATGATCCTGAGGCGCAACCGCGAGCACCCGTTCGAGAGCCTCTCCGTCGTCCGCTCCGACCTCGCCGCCGCGTCCGACCCCGCCCGGTCCGCGGACCTGGCCTTCACCGGCGGCTGGCTCCGGTTCATCCTCCGCACGGCGCTGCCGCACCTGGCCCAGCACGACCTGAGGACCGTGGACGAGCTCCTCGCCGAGCCCGACGGCCGGCGCCTGATCCTCTTCACCGGCGCCGGCGAGCGCCCCTCCTACCCGGTGAAGTCCAAGCTCCACCTCGAGGCCATCCACCCCGGCCGCACCGGCATCCTCGACGCCTACGCCACCGCGCAGGACGACACCCGGCGCTGA
- a CDS encoding TolB family protein has protein sequence MAAPAAAADAPVGIFEGHGDVGAVLHAGEAAFDPGRNAYTLAGSGENMWNARDAFQFAWKRASGDLSLAADVAFAGQGTDPHRKACLMIRQGLDADSAYVDVAVHGDGLTSLQFRSAKGERTQEVRASTRAPRRLRIEKRGKYVTLSFDSGGDVPLALGFTGAAARIVLEEPFYVGLAVCSHNKDVVERAVFSNVELVSPLPSTSGKPVLHSTLETMTMSSTDRSVVYVTPGRIEAPNWLADGNNLIYNSGGRIYRIPAGGGQPAAIDTGFATRCNNDHGLSPDGKTLAISDQSRGRDSLIYTLPIEGGTPRRITEKGPSYWHGWSPDGRTLAFCGSRGGEFDIYTIPAEGGAETRLTTAPGLDDGPEYAPDGRIYFNSVRGGSMQIWRMNADGSDQQPVTNDEFNNWFPHISPDGRTMVFLTYDRSVEGHPENQDVALRRMDLATRRVDVLARLFGGQGTINVPCWSPDGKRIAFVTYQLIAPEGAGDRRPVTP, from the coding sequence ATGGCCGCACCCGCGGCCGCCGCGGATGCCCCGGTCGGGATCTTCGAGGGGCACGGCGACGTCGGCGCGGTCCTGCACGCGGGGGAGGCCGCGTTCGATCCGGGGCGGAATGCGTACACGCTGGCCGGCAGCGGCGAGAACATGTGGAACGCCCGCGATGCCTTCCAGTTCGCCTGGAAGCGGGCCTCCGGCGACCTGTCGCTGGCCGCGGACGTCGCCTTCGCGGGGCAGGGGACCGACCCGCACCGCAAGGCCTGCCTGATGATCCGCCAGGGCCTCGACGCCGACTCGGCGTACGTGGACGTCGCGGTGCACGGCGACGGCCTGACCTCGCTCCAGTTCCGCTCCGCGAAGGGCGAGCGGACGCAGGAGGTCCGGGCCTCGACCCGGGCACCGAGACGGCTGCGGATCGAGAAGCGGGGCAAGTACGTGACCCTCTCCTTCGACTCCGGCGGGGACGTCCCCCTGGCCCTCGGCTTCACCGGCGCGGCGGCTCGGATCGTCCTGGAGGAGCCCTTCTACGTGGGCCTCGCCGTCTGCTCGCACAACAAGGACGTCGTGGAGCGGGCCGTCTTCTCGAACGTGGAACTGGTGTCTCCGCTGCCCTCGACGTCCGGCAAGCCGGTGCTGCACAGCACGCTGGAGACGATGACGATGTCGTCCACGGACCGGAGCGTCGTTTACGTCACGCCCGGGCGCATCGAGGCGCCCAACTGGCTGGCGGACGGGAACAACCTGATCTACAACAGCGGCGGGCGAATCTATCGGATCCCGGCGGGCGGCGGCCAGCCGGCGGCGATCGACACCGGGTTCGCGACGCGCTGCAACAACGACCACGGCCTCTCGCCCGACGGCAAGACGCTGGCCATCAGCGACCAGTCGCGGGGGCGCGACTCCTTGATTTACACACTGCCGATCGAGGGCGGGACGCCGCGGCGGATCACGGAGAAGGGGCCGTCGTACTGGCACGGCTGGTCCCCCGACGGCAGGACGCTGGCCTTCTGCGGGAGCCGCGGCGGCGAGTTCGACATCTACACGATTCCGGCCGAGGGGGGCGCGGAGACACGCCTGACCACGGCCCCGGGGCTCGACGACGGGCCGGAGTATGCCCCCGACGGCCGCATCTACTTCAACTCCGTGCGCGGCGGCTCGATGCAGATCTGGCGGATGAACGCCGACGGCTCCGATCAGCAGCCGGTCACGAATGATGAATTCAACAACTGGTTCCCGCACATCTCTCCGGACGGCCGCACCATGGTGTTCCTGACCTACGATAGGAGTGTGGAGGGCCACCCCGAGAACCAGGACGTGGCCCTGCGACGGATGGACCTGGCCACCCGGCGTGTGGACGTCCTGGCGCGGCTCTTCGGCGGCCAGGGGACGATCAATGTCCCCTGCTGGTCGCCGGACGGGAAGCGGATCGCGTTCGTGACCTATCAGCTCATCGCCCCGGAGGGAGCGGGAGATCGCAGGCCCGTGACGCCCTGA
- a CDS encoding RNA polymerase sigma factor: MTDPTADDDDPDAELVARLRRGDRDAFAALVRRWDGPLLRIAARVTGDVHEAEEVRQAVLVRLLRAPGAIREPARLAGWLRRAAVNEAIAAVRGRSRREKAAGRIRARAAALAATGPDPADALAALDESARLAAALRSFEPDERALLSLRFDEGLTFAEIADAMDAPASTVKSRVARLVARLRILLADDPDG, from the coding sequence ATGACCGACCCGACCGCTGACGACGACGACCCCGACGCCGAACTGGTGGCTCGCCTCCGGCGCGGCGATCGCGACGCCTTCGCGGCGCTGGTCCGCCGCTGGGACGGGCCGCTGCTGCGGATCGCGGCGCGGGTCACCGGCGACGTCCACGAGGCCGAGGAGGTCCGGCAGGCCGTCCTCGTCCGCCTCCTCCGCGCGCCCGGGGCGATCCGCGAGCCGGCCCGGCTCGCGGGCTGGCTCCGCCGCGCGGCCGTGAACGAGGCCATCGCCGCAGTCCGAGGGCGCTCTCGCCGCGAGAAGGCCGCGGGCCGCATCCGGGCCCGCGCCGCCGCCCTCGCCGCGACCGGCCCGGATCCCGCCGACGCCCTGGCGGCCCTCGACGAATCCGCCCGGCTCGCCGCGGCCCTCCGATCGTTCGAGCCCGACGAGCGGGCCCTGCTCTCGCTCCGCTTCGACGAGGGGCTGACCTTCGCGGAGATCGCCGACGCGATGGACGCCCCCGCCAGCACCGTCAAGTCCCGCGTGGCCCGGCTCGTCGCCCGGCTCCGCATCCTGCTCGCCGACGACCCAGACGGCTGA
- a CDS encoding LolA family protein, with translation MDTPHDWTGPDADVGPDPIDEDLLTLFARTAPEVPPTDLDSLFARGLPERRRIMILRLAAGALTMAATAVFAFLLTPGRSAAGVSLEEVQQKVAATQTLTCTETTLVDGKPRDSSRMLVVAPSLVRDERDDGYAINDFRARRTLLVRTKEKTATILEGVAFPIPDEMNFYSLFREIAREPLRTLPERHVDGRPALGFVVKVFGHEATVWVDPATKLPVRVETESDEGGKRTTGIMSDFVFDRPLDPSLFAMTPPEGYKVETHGVAELAPEPAEQDLAAPVLTPLVGIGPARFGMTEAQVVKALGKPDRASTTGTMRLLSYYSRGFELMVLPEGRPKHGLFWAVALGKHGFMLKLREFRGKTDRGIGLGATRDDVVKAYGPPDREHLSRNRDAFKDAADPDKPTGQAEMSYDRLQLSFTLWEGKVYQIRIMAPPPAGVKPEGTRAK, from the coding sequence ATGGACACCCCGCACGACTGGACAGGCCCCGATGCCGACGTCGGTCCCGACCCGATCGACGAGGACCTCCTCACCCTCTTCGCCCGGACCGCGCCCGAGGTGCCGCCGACGGACCTCGACTCGCTCTTCGCGCGGGGATTACCCGAAAGGAGACGCATCATGATCCTCAGGCTCGCCGCCGGCGCCCTCACCATGGCGGCCACCGCGGTGTTCGCCTTCCTCCTGACCCCCGGGCGCAGCGCCGCGGGGGTCAGCCTGGAGGAGGTCCAGCAGAAGGTCGCCGCCACGCAGACGCTGACGTGCACGGAGACGACGCTCGTCGACGGCAAGCCGCGGGACTCGTCGCGGATGCTGGTCGTCGCCCCGTCCCTCGTCCGCGACGAGCGGGACGACGGCTATGCGATCAACGATTTCCGGGCGAGGAGGACGCTCCTCGTCCGGACGAAGGAGAAGACCGCGACGATCCTCGAGGGGGTCGCGTTCCCGATCCCCGACGAGATGAACTTCTATTCGCTCTTCCGGGAGATCGCCCGCGAGCCGCTGAGGACGCTCCCCGAACGCCATGTCGACGGCAGGCCGGCGCTCGGATTCGTCGTGAAGGTCTTCGGGCATGAGGCCACGGTCTGGGTGGACCCGGCGACCAAGCTGCCGGTCCGCGTCGAGACCGAATCGGACGAGGGCGGGAAGCGGACGACGGGGATCATGAGCGACTTCGTCTTCGACCGCCCGCTCGACCCGTCGCTGTTCGCGATGACCCCCCCAGAAGGCTACAAGGTGGAGACCCACGGCGTGGCCGAGCTCGCCCCCGAGCCGGCCGAGCAGGACCTGGCGGCGCCGGTACTGACGCCGCTGGTGGGCATCGGCCCGGCGCGGTTCGGCATGACCGAGGCCCAGGTCGTCAAGGCCCTGGGCAAGCCCGACCGGGCGAGCACGACGGGGACCATGAGGCTCCTGTCCTACTATTCGCGGGGCTTTGAGCTGATGGTCCTCCCCGAGGGCCGGCCCAAGCACGGCCTGTTCTGGGCCGTCGCCCTCGGAAAGCATGGGTTCATGCTCAAGCTCCGCGAGTTCCGGGGCAAAACCGACCGGGGCATCGGCCTGGGTGCCACGCGTGATGATGTGGTCAAGGCATACGGCCCGCCCGATCGCGAGCACCTCTCTCGCAACAGGGACGCCTTCAAGGACGCGGCCGATCCCGACAAGCCGACCGGCCAGGCCGAGATGTCCTACGACAGGCTGCAACTGAGCTTCACCCTCTGGGAGGGCAAGGTCTACCAGATCCGGATCATGGCCCCGCCGCCGGCGGGCGTGAAGCCGGAGGGCACGAGGGCGAAGTGA